One Betta splendens chromosome 16, fBetSpl5.4, whole genome shotgun sequence genomic window carries:
- the LOC114843696 gene encoding DEP domain-containing protein 1B-like encodes MCEFIIRMEGKVIGPGPYRATKLWNETIKLFRGGMPLRRHWAHFRYFDYSFTGSEAVDYLHEMLRCNYNFGPEVTRYQTLQLLRKFLKAHVIEDIKGRHGTEDFEDNSHLYRFPTRSPLKSFPTRPLLRDSSDLPRLIRWDDYEELPQQENSAPTKPAILTSDLWNKRHSVAIGDVHECKLIRRKEITPKQVEHIWKSMTVAHVQRVLGLKSLDGVLNPTHVSGRHIVHNVFSVNKTGIVILENKAEDMPYWVVSAMKCLANWPNGNDTKQPVYPGFERDVLRTVADYFQRLKEPLLTFHLYEVFVNILSLLQEQEVAAEALQASCLLLPPPNRRRLQLLLRLMARSSQNPHLPPLNDAINTRTLMVQMFSHCVLGSVDEMDLDELLATKLVTFMMERHNTIFQVPSKLRTQVEEHLSHLKRVQIKYAGSDTDFSASPAFCKQISRVVSEEQQVIGTQTPLQELLEGLIADKELPAKDKRKRLKQFQKLYPDVYRSRFPTEESKSAVLPDKPPRIKPHFMFSFKKPFQPFQRSWSFRA; translated from the exons ATGTGTGAATTTATTATCAGGATGGAAGGTAAAGTCATCGGTCCGGGTCCGTACAGGGCGACGAAGCTG TGGAATGAAACCATCAAGCTCTTCCGTGGAGGCATGCCGCTGAGACGTCACTGGGCGCACTTCCGCTATTTTGATTACAGTTTCACAGGCTCTGAGGCTGTGGATTACCTGCATGAAATGCTGAGGTGCAACTACAACTTTGGGCCTGAGGTCACGCGCTACCagactctgcagctgctcaggaaGTTTCTCAAGGCCCATGTCATTGAAGACATCAAAGGACGCCACGGCACGGAGGACTTTGAAGATAACAGTCACCTGTACAG ATTCCCCACACGGTCTCCCTTGAAGTCGTTTCCAACAAGACCTCTGTTGAGAGACAGCAGTGACCTGCCGAGACTCATCCGCTGGGACGACTATGAAGAGTTACCTCAGCAGGAAAACTCTGCACCCACGAAGCCTGCTATCCtg ACTTCAGATCTGTGGAATAAAAGGCACAGTGTGGCTATCGGAGATGTGCATGAATGCAAGCTCATTCGCAGAAAGGAGATTACGCCAAAACAAGTGGAACACATCTGGAAATCGATGACAGTAGCACA CGTACAACGAGTTCTGGGCCTGAAGTCACTGGATGGAGTTTTAAATCCAACACATGTGAGCGGGAGGCACATTGTTCACAATGTGTTCAGTGTTAATAAGACAGGCATCGTCATATTGGAGAACAAAGCTG AGGACATGCCCTACTGGGTTGTATCAGCAATGAAATGCCTTGCCAATT GGCCTAATGGCAATGACACCAAGCAGCCAGTGTACCCGGGCTTCGAAAGGGATGTTCTAAGAACCGTAGCAGATTATTTCCAGAGATTAAAAGAGCCCCTGCTGACGTTCCATCTCTATGAGGTTTTTGTCAACATTCTCA gtttgctgcaggagcaggaggtaGCAGCCGAGGCTCTTCAAGCCAGCTGTCTCTTACTGCCGCCGCCCAACAGAAGAcgactgcagcttctgctgcgtCTAATGGCCAGATCCAGCCAGAATCCCCACCTGCCTCCCCTCAATGATGCTATAAATACTCGTACCCTG ATGGTACAGATGTTCTCCCACTGCGTTCTGGGCTCAGTAGATGAGATGGacctggatgagctgctggcCACCAAACTGGTGACCTTTATGATGGAGCGCCACAACACCATCTTCCAAGTGCCGTCCAAACTGCGAACCCAGGTTGAGGAGCACCTGTCGCACCTCAAACGAGTTCAG ATCAAATATGCCGGTTCAGACACTGACTTCAGTGCATCCCCGGCGTTCTGTAAACAGATCAGCAGGGTGGTGTCTGAAGAGCAGCAGGTGATAGGTACCCAGACTCCCCTGCAGGAACTACTGGAGGGCTTGATTGCAGACAAAGAGCTGCCTGCCAAGGACAAAAGAAAACGACTTAAGCAG TTCCAAAAGTTGTACCCAGA